In Populus trichocarpa isolate Nisqually-1 chromosome 12, P.trichocarpa_v4.1, whole genome shotgun sequence, a genomic segment contains:
- the LOC18103771 gene encoding succinate dehydrogenase subunit 7B, mitochondrial, which translates to MGLLLKNYSTITSHYRSQSQTQGAFSLSRRGFHVEPGPREQALLAEDPSLKRFKSHKKSVWRLKRFGDVLTLVVVAGCCYEIYVKTVMREEARKQAKESA; encoded by the exons atGGGCTTGTTACTGAAGAATTACTCGACAATCACTTCTCACTACCGATCTCAATCTCAG ACACAGGGCGCCTTCTCTCTTTCGCGTCGCGGATTCCATGTTGAACCTGGTCCTCGCGAGCAAGCT CTCCTGGCCGAAGATCCATCTCTTAAGCGATTCAAATCACATAAGAAGAGTGTGTGGAGACTCAAAAGATTTGGAGATGTTCTGACACTTGTTGTTGTAGCAG GCTGTTGCTATGAAATTTATGTCAAAACAGTAATGCGGGAAGAAGCTCGGAAACAGGCAAAGGAAAGTGCATGA